The following proteins are co-located in the Phocoena phocoena chromosome 1, mPhoPho1.1, whole genome shotgun sequence genome:
- the ADAM30 gene encoding LOW QUALITY PROTEIN: disintegrin and metalloproteinase domain-containing protein 30 (The sequence of the model RefSeq protein was modified relative to this genomic sequence to represent the inferred CDS: inserted 3 bases in 2 codons; deleted 2 bases in 2 codons), whose product MRSVRTLLSPGRSLPLLVLPVLLVDSLGKDLIFHPEWGFDSHEITIPTKLSFRGGEQGVAKHVSYLLQVKGKNHVLHLWSKRFLLPRNLQVFSFTEQGRLLEDHPYIPNDCNYMGLVEGNQDSKAILSTCRGGLRGILKVDANHYQIEPLRASSNFEHVIYLLKKEEEFPNQICGSREGCKEDQCCQPDCKFKGGANCSTGLCCHNCQFRPSGYTCRGEENECDLAEYRSGTSAFCPSDTYKQDGTPCKYRARCVRKGCQSRTMQCQNIFGAAAMGASLQCYDAVNVIGDQYGSCGILGVCQYEKCPREKALCGRLQCINVETIPYMQDHTILISTHLPEENLMCCDIGYHLAMVPMGLSDMGVISDGTSCGKERICFNRNCVNSSVLNFDCLPENCSVRGVCNSXKNCHCMYGWVPPFCEEVGYGGSIDSGTPGPLKREVPASLQVVSTMLMRLIFLIISVIVVLFRKIIGSXYKSKEKGTPPINTGAEQFKAKMIKKPKKQSGNPLSLYYTGS is encoded by the exons ATGAGGTCAGTGAGGACCCTCCTCTCCCCAGGCCGTTCGCTCCCCTTGCTAGTCCTGCCGGTGCTCCTGGTTGACTCTCTTGGCAAGGATTTAATTTTTCACCCCGAGTGGGGCTTTGACTCCCATGAAATCACCATCCCCACGAAGCTGAGCTTCCGTGGAGGGGAGCAGGGTGTGGCCAAGCACGTGTCCTACCTCCTGCAGGTAAAAGGCAAGAACCACGTCCTCCACCTGTGGTCCAAGAGGTTTCTATTGCCCCGGAATCTACAGGTTTTCTCCTTCACAGAACAGGGGAGGCTCTTGGAGGATCACCCTTATATACCCAACGACTGCAACTATATGGGCTTGGTTGAAGGAAATCAGGATTCTAAAGCTATTTTAAGTACATGC CGGGGGGGTCTCCGAGGCATACTGAAAGTTGATGCCAACCATTACCAAATCGAGCCCCTCAGAGCCTCTTCCAATTTTGAACATGTCATATATCTcctaaagaaagaggaggaatttCCCAATCAGATCTGTGGCTCAAGAGAGGGCTGTAAAGAAGACCAGTGTTGTCAGCCAGATTGTAAATTCAAAGGAGGTGCCAACTGTAGCACTGGACTTTGCTGTCATAACTGTCAATTTCGTCCATCTGGATATACGTGTCGGGGGGAAGAAAATGAATGTGACCTTGCAGAGTACCGCAGTGGGACCTCAGCATTCTGCCCAAGTGACACATATAAGCAGGATGGAACCCCTTGCAAGTACAGAGCCCGTTGTGTCAGAAAGGGCTGCCAATCCAGAACTATGCagtgtcaaaatatttttggagctgCTGCCATGGGGGCTTCTCTTCAATGCTACGATGCAGTTAATGTAATAGGTGACCAATATGGGAGCTGTGGTATTTTAGGAGTTTGTCAGTATGAGAAGTGTCCCAGAGAAAAGGCATTATGTGGCAGGCTACAGTGTATAAATGTCGAAACCATCCCTTATATGCAAGATCATACTATTCTAATTTCCACTCACCTGCCTGAAGAAAATCTCATGTGCTGCGACATTGGCTATCATCTAGCCATGGTACCTATGGGGTTATCTGACATGGGTGTGATAAGTGATGGTACCTCCTGTGGTAAGGAGCGGATatgt tttaatagaaattgtGTGAATAGCTCAGTCCTGAATTTTGACTGTTTGCCTGAGAATTGCAGTGTCCGAGGTGTTTGCAACA AAAAAAACTGCCACTGCATGTATGGCTGGGTCCCTCCATTCTGTGAGGAGGTGGGGTATGGAGGGAGCATTGACAGTGGGACTCCAGGACCCCTAAAGAGGGAGGTGCCCGCCTCACTTCAGGTTGTGTCCACTATGTTAATGCGCTTGATTTTCTTAATTATCTCAGTGATTGTTGTGCTTTTCAGGAAAATCATAGGAAG ttataaatccaaagagaaaggaacaccACCAATTAACACTGGAGCAGAACAATTCAAGGCCAAAATGATCAAGAAACCAAAAAAGCAATCAGGCAATCCACTGTCACTCTATTACACAGGGTCATAA